In Cydia pomonella isolate Wapato2018A chromosome 27, ilCydPomo1, whole genome shotgun sequence, a single genomic region encodes these proteins:
- the LOC133532578 gene encoding zinc finger protein 184-like isoform X1, with translation MDVMSSCRCCLRYPADKDLTTPYTHLGKTEIYADMLKECFDLHLWVSTSIFSGICSGCVGRLREASDFKLQVQLSQVELLAELQGFRFEEKQPTDEPATEEDGASESSEDLVSPMSKEESSPKAWGRAADLTPRPYRCHDCGSRFKLKKEISRHIQYNCVKGPLAFKNRNIKRYNCNHCTYMSRNKRNLYHHEMRHIGEKPYRCDSCNYKTTRKGDFERHQRIHTGDKPFKCNFCDYKCIQRHTLSIHLRRHTGEKPYTCNHCNRQFSQLQCLRIHQRGRHQRKPIQISPRLRTSRKIKKSC, from the exons ATGGACGTAATGAGTTCGTGTCGGTGTTGCCTGCGGTACCCCGCAGACAAGGACCTTACGACGCCGTACACGCACCTTGGCAAGACCGAAATATACGCCGATATGCTCAAAGAATGCTTCGATTTACAT TTGTGGGTGAGCACATCCATCTTCAGCGGAATCTGCTCGGGCTGTGTGGGCCGCCTGCGTGAAGCCAGCGACTTCAAGCTGCAAGTGCAGCTCAGCCAGGTGGAGCTGCTGGCGGAGCTGCAGGGATTCAGATTTGAAG AGAAACAACCCACAGACGAGCCGGCTACGGAAGAAGACGGGGCCAGCGAGTCCAGTGAGGATCTTGTGTCGC CAATGAGCAAAGAGGAGTCCTCACCGAAGGCCTGGGGCCGCGCCGCCGACCTCACCCCCCGCCCCTACCGGTGCCACGACTGCGGCAGCCGCTTCAAACTCAAGAAGGAAATAAGCCGACACATACAATATAACTGCGTCAAAGGCCCTTTGGCTTTCAAGAACAGAAATATAAAACGCTACAACTGCAATCACTGCACTTACATGAGCAGAAACAAACGCAATCTATACCACCACGAAATGAGACATATAGGAGAGAAACCCTACCGGTGCGACAGCTGCAACTACAAAACGACTCGAAAAGGGGACTTCGAGAGACATCAGAGAATACACACTGGCGATAAACCTTTTAAGTGTAACTTTTGCGATTACAAGTGCATTCAGAGACATACGTTGTCGATTCACTTGAGGAGACATACTGGTGAGAAGCCCTACACGTGTAACCATTGTAACAGACAGTTCAGCCAGTTACAGTGCTTACGAATACATCAGAGAGGACGGCACCAAAGAAAGCCCATTCAAATCTCTCCGCGATTACGCACCTCGagaaagataaaaaaatctTGCTAG
- the LOC133532577 gene encoding O-acyltransferase like protein-like isoform X1 — protein MKECYLQSVRCRKYWWSALLHVQNIVNPSELCMGHSWYLSVDMQLYVVSALLLCAAGAARADMRVRRRVWTALGATVLAALAATLAFCFYYNFSSSITDSPRNWSLESTTVYWTWYYYNPIVRSPPFFIGMLLGYSLYILKKEKLHLPKWSIWLCYTGALMLSLLVMLAEHPGTRAFFHEHQAALNAKLALYRSCWALALSWLIFACTLGYGGPVNWFLSLGLWRYVARASYAMYLYGNIIIQEEPDATGGVNYFDMRTLLWRFFANAVVAVALSAALIVLVEAPMYTFLAPLLKPRTTHKS, from the exons atgaaggaATGTTATTTGCAGTCTGTTCGTTGCCGCAAGTACTGGTGGAGCGCTCTGCTGCATGTGCAGAACATTGTCAACCCGAGCGAATTG TGCATGGGTCACAGCTGGTACCTGTCGGTGGACATGCAACTGTACGTGGTGTCGGCGCTGCTGCTgtgcgcggcgggcgcggcgcgcgccgaCATGCGGGTGCGCCGACGCGTCTGGACCGCGCTCGGCGCCACCGTGCTGGCCGCCCTGGCCGCCACGCTAGCCTTCTGTTTCTATTACAACTTTTCTAGCTCGATAACGGATTCACCGCGCAACTGGAG CTTGGAGTCAACAACTGTCTACTGGACGTGGTATTACTATAACCCTATAGTGCGCTCCCCTCCCTTCTTCATCGGGATGCTGCTCGGGTACAGCCTTTACATCCTCAAGAAGGAAAAACTTCATTTACCGAAG TGGAGCATCTGGCTATGCTACACTGGGGCATTAATGTTGTCCTTGCTGGTGATGTTGGCTGAGCACCCGGGCACGCGCGCGTTCTTCCACGAGCACCAGGCGGCTCTGAACGCCAAGCTGGCCCTGTACCGGTCCTGCTGGGCGCTGGCGCTCAGCTGGCTCATCTTCGCATGCACTCTGGGCTATGGAG GTCCCGTGAACTGGTTCCTGTCGCTGGGGCTGTGGCGGTACGTGGCGCGCGCCTCGTACGCGATGTACTTGTACGGCAACATCATCATACAGGAGGAGCCGGACGCCACCGGCGGCGTCAACTACTTTGACATGCGCACACTG ctatgGAGGTTCTTCGCCAACGCGGTGGTCGCGGTGGCGCTGTCGGCGGCGCTCATCGTGCTGGTCGAGGCGCCGATGTACACGTTCCTAGCGCCGCTCCTGAAGCCCCGCACTACCCACAAGTCATAA
- the LOC133532577 gene encoding O-acyltransferase like protein-like isoform X2 encodes MGHSWYLSVDMQLYVVSALLLCAAGAARADMRVRRRVWTALGATVLAALAATLAFCFYYNFSSSITDSPRNWSLESTTVYWTWYYYNPIVRSPPFFIGMLLGYSLYILKKEKLHLPKWSIWLCYTGALMLSLLVMLAEHPGTRAFFHEHQAALNAKLALYRSCWALALSWLIFACTLGYGGPVNWFLSLGLWRYVARASYAMYLYGNIIIQEEPDATGGVNYFDMRTLLWRFFANAVVAVALSAALIVLVEAPMYTFLAPLLKPRTTHKS; translated from the exons ATGGGTCACAGCTGGTACCTGTCGGTGGACATGCAACTGTACGTGGTGTCGGCGCTGCTGCTgtgcgcggcgggcgcggcgcgcgccgaCATGCGGGTGCGCCGACGCGTCTGGACCGCGCTCGGCGCCACCGTGCTGGCCGCCCTGGCCGCCACGCTAGCCTTCTGTTTCTATTACAACTTTTCTAGCTCGATAACGGATTCACCGCGCAACTGGAG CTTGGAGTCAACAACTGTCTACTGGACGTGGTATTACTATAACCCTATAGTGCGCTCCCCTCCCTTCTTCATCGGGATGCTGCTCGGGTACAGCCTTTACATCCTCAAGAAGGAAAAACTTCATTTACCGAAG TGGAGCATCTGGCTATGCTACACTGGGGCATTAATGTTGTCCTTGCTGGTGATGTTGGCTGAGCACCCGGGCACGCGCGCGTTCTTCCACGAGCACCAGGCGGCTCTGAACGCCAAGCTGGCCCTGTACCGGTCCTGCTGGGCGCTGGCGCTCAGCTGGCTCATCTTCGCATGCACTCTGGGCTATGGAG GTCCCGTGAACTGGTTCCTGTCGCTGGGGCTGTGGCGGTACGTGGCGCGCGCCTCGTACGCGATGTACTTGTACGGCAACATCATCATACAGGAGGAGCCGGACGCCACCGGCGGCGTCAACTACTTTGACATGCGCACACTG ctatgGAGGTTCTTCGCCAACGCGGTGGTCGCGGTGGCGCTGTCGGCGGCGCTCATCGTGCTGGTCGAGGCGCCGATGTACACGTTCCTAGCGCCGCTCCTGAAGCCCCGCACTACCCACAAGTCATAA
- the LOC133532578 gene encoding uncharacterized protein LOC133532578 isoform X2, whose amino-acid sequence MDVMSSCRCCLRYPADKDLTTPYTHLGKTEIYADMLKECFDLHLWVSTSIFSGICSGCVGRLREASDFKLQVQLSQVELLAELQGFRFEEKQPTDEPATEEDGASESSEDLVSPEEPPVIVEMLEEDVFEDNIILRKITF is encoded by the exons ATGGACGTAATGAGTTCGTGTCGGTGTTGCCTGCGGTACCCCGCAGACAAGGACCTTACGACGCCGTACACGCACCTTGGCAAGACCGAAATATACGCCGATATGCTCAAAGAATGCTTCGATTTACAT TTGTGGGTGAGCACATCCATCTTCAGCGGAATCTGCTCGGGCTGTGTGGGCCGCCTGCGTGAAGCCAGCGACTTCAAGCTGCAAGTGCAGCTCAGCCAGGTGGAGCTGCTGGCGGAGCTGCAGGGATTCAGATTTGAAG AGAAACAACCCACAGACGAGCCGGCTACGGAAGAAGACGGGGCCAGCGAGTCCAGTGAGGATCTTGTGTCGC CTGAAGAGCCCCCAGTGATAGTAGAGATGCTGGAAGAAGACGTATTCGAGGATAACATTATACTGCGTAAGATTactttttaa